In the Alphaproteobacteria bacterium genome, one interval contains:
- a CDS encoding pyridoxal phosphate-dependent aminotransferase, producing MKISRRGNEIAPFYAMEVLKAANDRQAAGGEVFHMEVGEPGGGAPEPVIAAAREALGTAHLGYTEALGIPELRARIVRHYDEYYGVSVDFERVIVTAGSSGAFPLAFMAAFESGDRVALAAPGYPAYRNILLALDLEPVSIATGPESRFQPTPELLAAAGPLDGLLIASPANPTGTMLDRPALEALIAYCRQHDIRLISDEVYHGITYGRQAETLAGLWDQAVVINSFSKYFAMTGWRLGWMVVPEDLVRPLERLSQNLYISPPALSQHAAVVAFDCRTELDDKVAEYARNRELLLAELPQAGFDRLAPADGAFYIFADVAKLTNDSADFCRRMLEETGVASTPGIDFDTERGHAYLRFSFAGPFADMVEATRRLKAWLG from the coding sequence ATGAAGATCTCCCGGCGCGGCAACGAGATTGCTCCCTTCTACGCCATGGAGGTGCTGAAGGCGGCCAACGACCGCCAGGCGGCCGGCGGCGAAGTCTTTCACATGGAGGTTGGAGAGCCCGGCGGTGGGGCCCCCGAGCCGGTCATCGCGGCCGCCCGGGAGGCGCTGGGCACGGCCCATCTGGGCTACACCGAGGCCCTGGGCATACCCGAGCTGCGGGCCCGCATCGTGCGCCACTACGACGAATATTACGGCGTTTCGGTTGATTTCGAGCGTGTCATCGTCACCGCCGGGTCGTCGGGCGCCTTTCCGCTGGCCTTCATGGCGGCTTTCGAGAGCGGTGACCGTGTCGCCCTGGCGGCGCCGGGCTATCCCGCCTACCGCAACATTTTGCTGGCGCTGGATCTCGAACCCGTGTCCATCGCCACCGGCCCCGAAAGCCGCTTCCAGCCGACGCCGGAGCTGCTGGCGGCGGCCGGGCCGCTCGACGGCCTGTTGATCGCCAGTCCGGCCAATCCCACCGGCACCATGCTCGACCGGCCGGCCCTCGAGGCGCTGATCGCCTACTGCCGCCAACACGACATTCGCCTGATTTCGGACGAGGTCTATCACGGCATCACCTACGGCCGGCAGGCTGAAACGCTAGCCGGGCTCTGGGATCAGGCCGTGGTCATCAACAGCTTTTCCAAATATTTCGCCATGACCGGCTGGCGCCTGGGTTGGATGGTGGTGCCGGAGGATCTGGTGCGGCCGCTGGAGCGCTTGTCGCAAAACCTCTATATCTCGCCCCCCGCGCTGTCGCAGCACGCCGCCGTGGTGGCTTTCGACTGCCGCACCGAGCTCGACGACAAAGTCGCCGAATACGCCCGCAATCGGGAGCTATTGCTGGCCGAGCTGCCCCAGGCCGGCTTCGATCGCTTGGCCCCGGCCGACGGCGCTTTCTACATCTTTGCCGACGTAGCCAAGTTGACCAACGACAGTGCCGATTTCTGCCGCCGTATGCTGGAGGAAACCGGCGTTGCCAGCACACCCGGCATCGATTTCGACACCGAGCGCGGCCACGCCTACCTGCGTTTCTCCTTCGCCGGCCCCTTTGCCGACATGGTCGAAGCCACGCGCCGCCTCAAGGCCTGGCTGGGCTAG
- a CDS encoding Rne/Rng family ribonuclease, whose translation MARRMLIDAAHPEETRVVVVSGTRLDEFDLESAIKKQLKGNIYLAKVTRVEPSLQAAFVDYGGERHGFLAFNDIHPDYYQIPVADREALLAQEAAAAAAEEEAEQDEGPAPAKDDPNDQSGDDDDDESTEALEHDAAATEGDEDSDDDDDAPAANSSVEDVGGDDLEEVERLRKRVLQRRYKIQEVIKRRQILLVQVVKEERGNKGAALTTYLSLAGRYCVLMPNSTRGGGISRKITVAADRKRLKSMIGDLGLTDGMRLIVRTAGLARSKAEIKRDYEYLLRHWTSVRETTLESTAPALIYAEADLIKRSVRDLYTKDIDEVLVEGEAGYRIAKDFMRMLVPSHAKRVQPYADSIPLFHRYQVEQQFDSMYSPTVQLKSGGYVVINPTEALVAIDVNSGRATKERNIEETAHKTNLEAADEIARQLRLRDLAGLIVIDFIDMDQNRNNRSVERRLKEALKTDRARIQVGRISAFGLMEMSRQRLRPSLLEASSETCPSCGGSGVIRSIESSALRVLRAIEEEGIRGTSGEITIHVATPIALYLFNQKRDTLVALEQRFEMRVNLFGDDTLVPPDYRLERLQSRPATGGETEAQATVDEAIAANDDESESEAENEANGDGSRRRRRRGKRGGRRRRRKDESVEAAEGTPEEKPDATEEPEEAVAVAVAVAVAAAAEPATEAETGDSEDEETAKKPRRRRRPRRHKSAEPEATETAEAGPESDPEPEPVADPEPELEPVAPAEPLAAEPEVVAPEPLPLWQPEAAVQTAAAQSELAALDVPVPTSDPVVALATTAATAEDGDGDGNEDEAEAEPTSKKTGWWRR comes from the coding sequence ATGGCCAGGCGTATGCTTATCGACGCGGCCCACCCCGAGGAAACCCGGGTGGTCGTGGTCAGCGGTACCCGGCTCGACGAATTCGATCTCGAGTCGGCGATCAAGAAACAACTCAAAGGCAATATCTATCTGGCCAAAGTGACGCGCGTCGAGCCGTCGCTACAGGCCGCGTTCGTCGACTATGGCGGCGAGCGCCACGGCTTCCTCGCCTTCAACGACATACATCCAGACTATTACCAGATCCCGGTCGCCGATCGCGAGGCCCTGCTGGCCCAGGAAGCCGCCGCCGCGGCGGCCGAGGAGGAGGCCGAACAGGACGAGGGGCCGGCGCCGGCAAAGGACGATCCGAACGACCAGAGCGGCGATGATGACGACGACGAAAGCACGGAGGCTCTGGAGCACGACGCGGCGGCAACAGAGGGCGACGAGGACTCGGACGACGACGACGATGCGCCAGCCGCCAACAGCAGCGTCGAGGACGTCGGCGGCGACGATCTGGAAGAGGTCGAACGCCTGCGCAAGCGGGTGCTGCAGCGACGCTACAAGATCCAGGAAGTCATCAAGCGGCGCCAGATCCTGCTCGTCCAAGTGGTCAAGGAGGAACGCGGCAACAAGGGCGCGGCGCTGACCACCTATCTCTCGCTGGCCGGCCGTTATTGCGTGCTGATGCCCAATTCCACCCGTGGCGGCGGCATCAGCCGCAAGATCACCGTTGCCGCCGACCGCAAGCGCCTGAAATCGATGATCGGCGACCTTGGCCTGACCGACGGCATGCGCCTGATCGTACGCACCGCCGGCCTGGCCCGCTCGAAGGCCGAGATCAAGCGCGATTATGAATACCTGCTGCGCCACTGGACCAGCGTGCGCGAAACGACGCTGGAATCGACGGCCCCGGCCCTGATCTACGCCGAGGCCGACCTCATCAAGCGGTCAGTCCGCGACCTCTATACCAAAGACATCGATGAGGTCCTGGTCGAGGGCGAGGCCGGCTACCGCATCGCCAAGGACTTCATGCGCATGCTGGTACCGAGCCACGCCAAGCGCGTGCAACCCTACGCCGACTCGATCCCGCTGTTTCACCGCTATCAGGTCGAGCAGCAGTTCGATTCCATGTACAGCCCGACGGTGCAGCTCAAGTCGGGCGGCTATGTCGTCATCAACCCGACCGAGGCCCTGGTGGCCATCGACGTCAACTCCGGCCGCGCCACCAAGGAGCGCAACATCGAGGAGACGGCCCACAAGACCAACCTCGAAGCGGCTGACGAGATCGCTCGCCAACTACGGCTGCGCGATCTTGCCGGCCTGATCGTCATCGACTTCATCGACATGGACCAGAACCGCAACAACCGCAGCGTCGAGCGCCGCCTCAAGGAGGCGTTGAAGACCGATCGGGCGCGCATCCAGGTGGGCCGCATCAGCGCCTTCGGCCTGATGGAGATGTCGCGCCAGCGTCTGCGCCCGAGCTTGCTGGAAGCGAGTAGCGAGACCTGCCCCAGCTGCGGCGGCTCGGGCGTCATTCGTTCCATCGAATCATCCGCGCTGCGGGTGCTGCGGGCGATCGAAGAGGAAGGCATCCGGGGCACCAGCGGCGAGATCACCATCCACGTGGCAACCCCCATCGCGCTTTACCTCTTCAACCAGAAACGTGACACGCTGGTGGCTCTGGAGCAGCGCTTCGAAATGCGCGTCAACCTCTTTGGCGACGACACTCTGGTGCCGCCCGATTATCGCCTCGAGCGGCTGCAATCGCGGCCGGCGACGGGCGGCGAGACCGAGGCCCAGGCCACGGTGGACGAGGCGATAGCCGCTAACGACGACGAAAGCGAAAGCGAGGCCGAGAACGAGGCCAACGGCGACGGCAGCCGTCGGCGCCGACGGCGCGGCAAGCGTGGCGGGCGGCGGCGGCGGCGCAAGGACGAGAGCGTCGAGGCGGCTGAAGGAACGCCCGAGGAGAAGCCTGACGCCACGGAAGAGCCCGAGGAAGCTGTGGCTGTGGCTGTGGCTGTGGCTGTGGCGGCGGCGGCGGAGCCGGCGACCGAGGCTGAGACCGGCGATAGCGAGGACGAGGAAACGGCCAAGAAGCCGCGCCGCCGACGGCGGCCACGGCGGCACAAGAGTGCCGAGCCGGAGGCCACCGAGACGGCTGAGGCCGGGCCGGAGTCGGATCCCGAGCCCGAGCCCGTAGCGGATCCCGAACCCGAGCTCGAGCCCGTGGCTCCGGCCGAACCGTTGGCTGCCGAGCCCGAAGTGGTGGCGCCGGAGCCCTTGCCGCTTTGGCAGCCCGAGGCGGCGGTGCAGACGGCGGCGGCGCAATCGGAACTGGCGGCGCTGGACGTTCCGGTCCCGACCAGCGACCCCGTGGTAGCCCTGGCCACGACGGCGGCCACGGCCGAGGACGGGGACGGGGATGGAAACGAGGACGAGGCGGAGGCCGAACCAACGTCCAAAAAAACCGGTTGGTGGCGCCGCTAG